The Odocoileus virginianus isolate 20LAN1187 ecotype Illinois chromosome 3, Ovbor_1.2, whole genome shotgun sequence genome includes a window with the following:
- the LOC110151145 gene encoding olfactory receptor 2L2-like produces MGNYNQTSTDFILLGLFPSSRNGLFLFILIVFIFLMALVGNLSMILLIFLDIRLHKPMYFLLSQLSLMDLNYISTTVPKMAYDFLFANKSISIIGCGIQSFFFLTMACAEGLLLASMAYDRYVAICFPLHYPIRISKRVCILMITGSWIMGSINSCAHTTYILSIPYCQSRSINHFFCDVTVMLTIACIDTTVYEYTVFLSTTLFLLLPFIGIAFSYGRVLLAVYRMNSAEGKKKAYSTCSTHLTVVSFYYAPFVYTYLRPRFLRTPTEDKVLAVFYIILTPMLNPIIYSLRNKEVIGALRRVTQRISPGKM; encoded by the coding sequence ATGGGAAATTATAATCAAACATCAACTGATTTCATCTTATTGGGATTGTTTCCCTCTTCAAGAAATGGtctgttcctttttattctcattgttttcattttcttaatggctcTAGTTGGTAACCTTTCCATGATTCTTCTCATCTTTCTGGACATCCGTCTTCACAAACCCATGTATTTTCTACTCAGCCAGCTCTCCCTCATGGACCTGAACTACATCTCTACTACTGTTCCCAAAATGGCCTATGATTTTCTGTTTGCAAACAAGTCTATCTCCATCATTGGGTGTGGGATTCAGAGCTTCTTCTTCTTGACTATGGCATGTGCAGAAGGATTGCTCTTAGCCTCTATGGCTTATGATCGTTACGTGGCCATTTGCTTTCCTCTTCACTATCCCATCAGAATCAGCAAAAGAGTGTGCATATTGATGATTACAGGATCTTGGATAATGGGCTCTATCAACTCCTGTGCCCACACCACATATATTCTCTCCATTCCTTATTGCCAATCCAGGTCCATcaatcatttcttctgtgatgtcACTGTCATGTTGACAATAGCCTGCATTGATACAACGGTCTATGAATACACAGTGTTTCTGAGCACCAcacttttccttttgttgccCTTCATTGGTATTGCATTTTCCTATGGCCgtgttctccttgctgtctatCGCATGAACTCAGCAGAAGGGAAGAAGAAGGCCTATTCAACCTGCAGCACCCACCTCACTGTGGTTTCTTTCTACTATGCACCCTTTGTTTACACGTATCTACGCCCAAGATTTCTGCGTACTCCAACAGAGGACAAAGTTCTGGCTGTCTTTTACATCATCCTTACCCCAATGCTCAATCCTATTATCTACAGCCTGAGAAACAAGGAGGTGATTGGGGCCCTGAGAAGAGTAACTCAGAGAATTTCCCCTGGGAAAATGTAG